The Magnolia sinica isolate HGM2019 chromosome 9, MsV1, whole genome shotgun sequence genome contains a region encoding:
- the LOC131255485 gene encoding protein RICE SALT SENSITIVE 3 isoform X3 has protein sequence MVETIEKETFGDWEESRWDVQGGAYDRSRGNRRNWILVWEDGFCNFAASAAANHSEFDSSSCTGGPLVYSNCEFQHLKGLQPEVFFKMSHEIYNYGEGLIGKVAADHSHKWVFKEPQEHEINFLSAWHNPADSHPRTWEAQFQSGIKTIALIAVREGVVQLGAVNKVMEDLSYVVLLRKKFSYLENIPGVLLPHPSSSGFPFKIDSGNPPDSWSYHLGHPPPAEYYDQLSQQPMKITPSMSSLEALLSKLPAVGPAPSGSSSGYYEAPLFASSQRPLGLTGMDKVAKEEIDEECGHESDMDLAGESSSSMSSYHFNTKPNKGF, from the exons ATGGTTGAAACGATTGAAAAAGAGACCTTTGGGGACTGGGAAGAAAG CAGGTGGGATGTTCAAGGAGGAGCTTATGACAGGTCAAGAGGAAACAGGAGGAACTG GATATTGGTATGGGAAGACGGCTTCTGCAATTTCGCTGCATCTGCCGCAGCCAACCACTCCGAATTTGACTCAAGCAGCTGCACTGGTGGTCCATTAGTTTATAGCAATTGCGAATTTCAGCACCTCAAAGGCCTTCAGCCTGAAGTTTTCTTCAAGATGTCCCATGAAATCTACAACTATGGAGAAGG TTTGATTGGGAAAGTAGCTGCAGATCACAGTCATAAATGGGTATTCAAAGAACCTCAAGAACATGAAATAAATTTCTTGTCTGCGTGGCATAATCCAGCTGATTCA CATCCAAGGACATGGGAGGCTCAGTTCCAGTCGGGTATTAAG ACTATTGCTTTAATTGCAGTTAGAGAAGGTGTAGTTCAGCTAGGAGCTGTTAATAAg GTGATGGAAGACCTGAGCTATGTGGTTCTACTGCGTAAGAAGTTCAGCTACCTAGAAAATATTCCAGGCGTCCTTCTACCTCACCCTTCATCATCTGGATTCCCCTTCAAGATCGACAGTGGCAACCCACCAGACAGCTGGTCTTACCATTTGGGCCACCCTCCGCCCGCAGAATACTATGATCAACTCAGCCAGCAGCCAATGAAGATTACACCATCGATGAGTAGCCTTGAAGCTCTCCTCTCAAAGCTCCCAGCGGTTGGGCCAGCCCCGTCTGGGTCATCGTCCGGCTACTACGAGGCTCCGCTGTTTGCATCTTCTCAGAGACCATTGGGTCTGACGGGTATGGACAAGGTAGCTAAGGAGGAGATTGATGAGGAATGTGGGCATGAGAGCGACATGGATTTGGCTGGTGAGAGTAGCAGTTCCATGTCATCTTATCACTTCAATACAAAACCCAACAAGGGATTTTGA
- the LOC131255485 gene encoding protein RICE SALT SENSITIVE 3 isoform X4 — protein MVETIEKETFGDWEERWDVQGGAYDRSRGNRRNWILVWEDGFCNFAASAAANHSEFDSSSCTGGPLVYSNCEFQHLKGLQPEVFFKMSHEIYNYGEGLIGKVAADHSHKWVFKEPQEHEINFLSAWHNPADSHPRTWEAQFQSGIKTIALIAVREGVVQLGAVNKVMEDLSYVVLLRKKFSYLENIPGVLLPHPSSSGFPFKIDSGNPPDSWSYHLGHPPPAEYYDQLSQQPMKITPSMSSLEALLSKLPAVGPAPSGSSSGYYEAPLFASSQRPLGLTGMDKVAKEEIDEECGHESDMDLAGESSSSMSSYHFNTKPNKGF, from the exons ATGGTTGAAACGATTGAAAAAGAGACCTTTGGGGACTGGGAAGAAAG GTGGGATGTTCAAGGAGGAGCTTATGACAGGTCAAGAGGAAACAGGAGGAACTG GATATTGGTATGGGAAGACGGCTTCTGCAATTTCGCTGCATCTGCCGCAGCCAACCACTCCGAATTTGACTCAAGCAGCTGCACTGGTGGTCCATTAGTTTATAGCAATTGCGAATTTCAGCACCTCAAAGGCCTTCAGCCTGAAGTTTTCTTCAAGATGTCCCATGAAATCTACAACTATGGAGAAGG TTTGATTGGGAAAGTAGCTGCAGATCACAGTCATAAATGGGTATTCAAAGAACCTCAAGAACATGAAATAAATTTCTTGTCTGCGTGGCATAATCCAGCTGATTCA CATCCAAGGACATGGGAGGCTCAGTTCCAGTCGGGTATTAAG ACTATTGCTTTAATTGCAGTTAGAGAAGGTGTAGTTCAGCTAGGAGCTGTTAATAAg GTGATGGAAGACCTGAGCTATGTGGTTCTACTGCGTAAGAAGTTCAGCTACCTAGAAAATATTCCAGGCGTCCTTCTACCTCACCCTTCATCATCTGGATTCCCCTTCAAGATCGACAGTGGCAACCCACCAGACAGCTGGTCTTACCATTTGGGCCACCCTCCGCCCGCAGAATACTATGATCAACTCAGCCAGCAGCCAATGAAGATTACACCATCGATGAGTAGCCTTGAAGCTCTCCTCTCAAAGCTCCCAGCGGTTGGGCCAGCCCCGTCTGGGTCATCGTCCGGCTACTACGAGGCTCCGCTGTTTGCATCTTCTCAGAGACCATTGGGTCTGACGGGTATGGACAAGGTAGCTAAGGAGGAGATTGATGAGGAATGTGGGCATGAGAGCGACATGGATTTGGCTGGTGAGAGTAGCAGTTCCATGTCATCTTATCACTTCAATACAAAACCCAACAAGGGATTTTGA
- the LOC131255485 gene encoding protein RICE SALT SENSITIVE 3 isoform X1, with product MEEHVNPLAVTHLLQHTLRSLCIPESSQWVYAVFWRILPRNYPPPNRWDVQGGAYDRSRGNRRNWILVWEDGFCNFAASAAANHSEFDSSSCTGGPLVYSNCEFQHLKGLQPEVFFKMSHEIYNYGEGLIGKVAADHSHKWVFKEPQEHEINFLSAWHNPADSHPRTWEAQFQSGIKTIALIAVREGVVQLGAVNKVMEDLSYVVLLRKKFSYLENIPGVLLPHPSSSGFPFKIDSGNPPDSWSYHLGHPPPAEYYDQLSQQPMKITPSMSSLEALLSKLPAVGPAPSGSSSGYYEAPLFASSQRPLGLTGMDKVAKEEIDEECGHESDMDLAGESSSSMSSYHFNTKPNKGF from the exons ATGGAAGAGCACGTCAATCCATTAGCTGTGACCCATCTTCTTCAACACACCTTGAGGAGCTTGTGTATTCCTGAGAGCTCTCAATGGGTTTATGCCGTCTTTTGGAGGATTTTGCCTAGAAACTACCCACCACCCAa CAGGTGGGATGTTCAAGGAGGAGCTTATGACAGGTCAAGAGGAAACAGGAGGAACTG GATATTGGTATGGGAAGACGGCTTCTGCAATTTCGCTGCATCTGCCGCAGCCAACCACTCCGAATTTGACTCAAGCAGCTGCACTGGTGGTCCATTAGTTTATAGCAATTGCGAATTTCAGCACCTCAAAGGCCTTCAGCCTGAAGTTTTCTTCAAGATGTCCCATGAAATCTACAACTATGGAGAAGG TTTGATTGGGAAAGTAGCTGCAGATCACAGTCATAAATGGGTATTCAAAGAACCTCAAGAACATGAAATAAATTTCTTGTCTGCGTGGCATAATCCAGCTGATTCA CATCCAAGGACATGGGAGGCTCAGTTCCAGTCGGGTATTAAG ACTATTGCTTTAATTGCAGTTAGAGAAGGTGTAGTTCAGCTAGGAGCTGTTAATAAg GTGATGGAAGACCTGAGCTATGTGGTTCTACTGCGTAAGAAGTTCAGCTACCTAGAAAATATTCCAGGCGTCCTTCTACCTCACCCTTCATCATCTGGATTCCCCTTCAAGATCGACAGTGGCAACCCACCAGACAGCTGGTCTTACCATTTGGGCCACCCTCCGCCCGCAGAATACTATGATCAACTCAGCCAGCAGCCAATGAAGATTACACCATCGATGAGTAGCCTTGAAGCTCTCCTCTCAAAGCTCCCAGCGGTTGGGCCAGCCCCGTCTGGGTCATCGTCCGGCTACTACGAGGCTCCGCTGTTTGCATCTTCTCAGAGACCATTGGGTCTGACGGGTATGGACAAGGTAGCTAAGGAGGAGATTGATGAGGAATGTGGGCATGAGAGCGACATGGATTTGGCTGGTGAGAGTAGCAGTTCCATGTCATCTTATCACTTCAATACAAAACCCAACAAGGGATTTTGA
- the LOC131255485 gene encoding protein RICE SALT SENSITIVE 3 isoform X2: MEEHVNPLAVTHLLQHTLRSLCIPESSQWVYAVFWRILPRNYPPPKWDVQGGAYDRSRGNRRNWILVWEDGFCNFAASAAANHSEFDSSSCTGGPLVYSNCEFQHLKGLQPEVFFKMSHEIYNYGEGLIGKVAADHSHKWVFKEPQEHEINFLSAWHNPADSHPRTWEAQFQSGIKTIALIAVREGVVQLGAVNKVMEDLSYVVLLRKKFSYLENIPGVLLPHPSSSGFPFKIDSGNPPDSWSYHLGHPPPAEYYDQLSQQPMKITPSMSSLEALLSKLPAVGPAPSGSSSGYYEAPLFASSQRPLGLTGMDKVAKEEIDEECGHESDMDLAGESSSSMSSYHFNTKPNKGF; the protein is encoded by the exons ATGGAAGAGCACGTCAATCCATTAGCTGTGACCCATCTTCTTCAACACACCTTGAGGAGCTTGTGTATTCCTGAGAGCTCTCAATGGGTTTATGCCGTCTTTTGGAGGATTTTGCCTAGAAACTACCCACCACCCAa GTGGGATGTTCAAGGAGGAGCTTATGACAGGTCAAGAGGAAACAGGAGGAACTG GATATTGGTATGGGAAGACGGCTTCTGCAATTTCGCTGCATCTGCCGCAGCCAACCACTCCGAATTTGACTCAAGCAGCTGCACTGGTGGTCCATTAGTTTATAGCAATTGCGAATTTCAGCACCTCAAAGGCCTTCAGCCTGAAGTTTTCTTCAAGATGTCCCATGAAATCTACAACTATGGAGAAGG TTTGATTGGGAAAGTAGCTGCAGATCACAGTCATAAATGGGTATTCAAAGAACCTCAAGAACATGAAATAAATTTCTTGTCTGCGTGGCATAATCCAGCTGATTCA CATCCAAGGACATGGGAGGCTCAGTTCCAGTCGGGTATTAAG ACTATTGCTTTAATTGCAGTTAGAGAAGGTGTAGTTCAGCTAGGAGCTGTTAATAAg GTGATGGAAGACCTGAGCTATGTGGTTCTACTGCGTAAGAAGTTCAGCTACCTAGAAAATATTCCAGGCGTCCTTCTACCTCACCCTTCATCATCTGGATTCCCCTTCAAGATCGACAGTGGCAACCCACCAGACAGCTGGTCTTACCATTTGGGCCACCCTCCGCCCGCAGAATACTATGATCAACTCAGCCAGCAGCCAATGAAGATTACACCATCGATGAGTAGCCTTGAAGCTCTCCTCTCAAAGCTCCCAGCGGTTGGGCCAGCCCCGTCTGGGTCATCGTCCGGCTACTACGAGGCTCCGCTGTTTGCATCTTCTCAGAGACCATTGGGTCTGACGGGTATGGACAAGGTAGCTAAGGAGGAGATTGATGAGGAATGTGGGCATGAGAGCGACATGGATTTGGCTGGTGAGAGTAGCAGTTCCATGTCATCTTATCACTTCAATACAAAACCCAACAAGGGATTTTGA